A DNA window from Phragmites australis chromosome 11, lpPhrAust1.1, whole genome shotgun sequence contains the following coding sequences:
- the LOC133884136 gene encoding protein TRACHEARY ELEMENT DIFFERENTIATION-RELATED 7A-like has protein sequence MAHLDLHRPPALAPPPRAACPPPLPRQLAPAPPPRCLAALPVPAASPRRSSPPLHRLAPPPAPPHHAARSPRQLPTPSRSPHAPASPPGRTTPAPPLDPTPQQPGTTCRAATVPGPTRHGTVLHELCCGAEGAARRPAQHGPLQYPGISGRAEPDPYWANTIGSFDHLCKAKGQIMHQQFVSRISR, from the coding sequence ATGGCCCACCTAGACTTGCACCGGCCGCCCGCCCTTGCAccgcctccccgcgccgccTGCCCCCCGCCCCTGCCCCGACAGCTCGCCCCCGCCCCGCCTCCACGCTGCCTCGCTGCGCTGCCCGTCCCCGCCGCCTCGCCGCGCCGCTCGTCCCCGCCCTTGCACCGCCTCGCCCCGCCCCCTGCGCCGCCTCACCACGCCGCCCGGTCACCCCGGCAGCTCCCCACCCCGTCCCGGTCGCCGCACGCCCCTGCCTCGCCGCCCGGTCGCACCACCCCCGCCCCGCCGCTCGACCCCACCCCCCAGCAACCCGGCACGACCTGTCGTGCCGCAACCGTGCCCGGACCGACCCGGCACGGTACTGTGCTTCACGAGCTGTGCTGTGGGGCCGAGGGCGCGGCACGCAGGCCGGCACAgcacggcccgttacagtaTCCAGGCATATCGGGTCGTGCCGAGCCGGACCCGTACTGGGCCAACACGATTGGCTCATTTGACCATCTCTGCAAAGCAAAGGGGCAAATAATGCATCAACAGTTTGTGTCAAGAATCTCAAGATGA
- the LOC133885645 gene encoding basic leucine zipper 19-like — protein MDDGADFPCQLLFSHPEMPDNFDEFLNSTTTSCTHTHNCNPPGPSAAMHTHTCLHTHTQVFAGDGGEDDDAREDPTKPRKPLGNREAVRKYREKKKAHTAFLEEEVKKLRAANQQLLMRLQDHAALEAEVVRLRSLLLDVRGKIDAEVGPFPFQKQCSVGSVVCADPAMCFNDNSEVGGAREESSRPAAADCRIDEGGGMTQ, from the coding sequence ATGGATGATGGAGCTGACTTCCCTTGCCAATTGCTCTTCTCCCACCCGGAGATGCCTGACAACTTCGACGAATTCTTGAACAGCACCACAACGAGCTGCACCCACACGCATAACTGCAACCCTCCCGGCCCGTCAGCCGCCATGCACACCCACACGTGCCTACACACGCACACCCAGGTCttcgccggcgacggcggcgaggacgaCGACGCCAGAGAGGACCCGACGAAGCCACGGAAACCGTTGGGGAACAGGGAGGCCGTGCGCAAGTAccgggagaagaagaaggcgcACACGGCGTTCTTGGAGGAGGAGGTCAAGAAGCTCCGTGCCGCCAACCAGCAGCTCCTGATGCGGCTGCAGGACCATGCGGCTCTGGAGGCAGAGGTGGTGAGGCTGAGGAGCCTCCTGCTCGATGTCCGGGGCAAGATCGACGCGGAGGTTGGCCCGTTCCCGTTCCAGAAGCAGTGCAGTGTTGGCTCTGTGGTGTGTGCTGATCCAGCAATGTGCTTCAACGATAATTCTGAGGTAGGAGGAGCCCGGGAGGAGAGCTCTAGACCGGCAGCTGCAGATTGCAGGATCGATGAAGGTGGCGGCATGACACAATAA